One Veillonellales bacterium DNA window includes the following coding sequences:
- the rapZ gene encoding RNase adapter RapZ: protein MDNFRLVIVTGMSGAGKTQVVRAMEDLGYFCVDNLPPALIPKFAELCSQSAGQVSKIALVVDIRGREFFDTLVQVLEDMEKQGYMYEMLFLEASDETLIRRYKETRRRHPMAPHGRISEGIARERERVEHVRGRATHIIDTSDLSTANLKEKIIALFGGEKETERMTITVVSFGFKYGVPLDADMVFDVRFLPNPFYVESLRRKSGIEPEVGDYIWKWPITQQFMEKLAGLVDFLVPNYIREGKSQLIIAIGCTGGLHRSVFVAHKIYEGLRSKGYKVNIEHRDIKHNIVDARPECSGSL from the coding sequence ATGGATAATTTTCGTTTGGTTATTGTTACAGGAATGTCGGGCGCGGGTAAAACCCAGGTGGTACGGGCCATGGAGGATTTAGGGTACTTTTGCGTGGATAACCTGCCACCGGCGCTGATTCCAAAATTTGCCGAGTTATGTTCCCAATCCGCCGGGCAGGTCAGTAAAATTGCACTGGTGGTGGACATCCGGGGACGCGAGTTTTTTGATACCTTGGTACAGGTATTGGAAGACATGGAAAAACAGGGATACATGTATGAAATGCTGTTCCTGGAGGCATCGGATGAGACGCTGATTCGCCGTTATAAGGAAACCCGCCGGCGTCATCCGATGGCGCCTCATGGACGGATCAGCGAGGGTATTGCCCGGGAACGGGAGCGGGTGGAGCATGTCCGGGGGCGTGCTACCCATATCATTGACACCTCGGACTTATCTACTGCCAACCTGAAAGAGAAGATCATTGCGCTGTTTGGCGGTGAAAAAGAGACGGAGCGGATGACCATTACAGTGGTATCCTTTGGTTTTAAATACGGTGTGCCGCTGGATGCGGATATGGTTTTCGATGTGCGGTTCTTGCCCAACCCTTTTTATGTGGAATCATTGCGGCGCAAAAGCGGTATCGAACCCGAAGTGGGAGATTATATTTGGAAATGGCCGATTACCCAGCAGTTTATGGAAAAATTGGCGGGATTAGTGGACTTTTTGGTGCCAAATTATATCAGGGAAGGAAAAAGCCAGTTAATTATTGCTATTGGCTGTACCGGCGGACTGCATCGCTCCGTATTTGTGGCTCATAAAATCTACGAGGGTTTGCGCAGCAAAGGGTATAAAGTCAATATTGAGCATCGGGATATTAAGCATAATATAGTGGATGCTCGTCCTGAGTGCAGCGGTTCTTTATAG